The Amaranthus tricolor cultivar Red isolate AtriRed21 chromosome 6, ASM2621246v1, whole genome shotgun sequence genome has a segment encoding these proteins:
- the LOC130814535 gene encoding protein kinase PINOID 2: MATIDCFDQESSCSSSITMPDSSHSWMSLNLNLNLSNLSISRRSSFSSSISISSPSTKPHKAQQAAWEAIKGLRRQVVGGRVGLEHFRILKRVGGGDLGNVYLCQIRNPAVGAPPCFYAMKVVDREALAIRKKLMRAEIEKEILGMLDHPFLPTLYADFDASHYSCLVMEFCSGGDLYALRLRQPNRRFHISSAKFYAAETLLALEYLHMMGIIYRDLKPENVLVREDGHIMLSDFDLSLKCDVVPKLLKQKVMPTSIHKNNNNVRCSTPSCVTPIQPVLSCFSNNKRRNKSSPTNTTTIRQKANGDRINSDDDDHDQDHDGDGDGGGNRAFFDTELVAEPINARSKSFVGTHEYLAPEVISGLGHGSAVDWWTFGVFLYEMLYGRTPFKGENNEKTLMNILKQPVMFPRMSLGSAKEYEELMKVQDLICKLLVKNPKKRIGSLKGSNEIKRHDFFKGINWALIRSVKPPLVPKELHNNKIRKSTTTNSTNCSSSYQRSLNMPKPLTKKEREQPFQIPHHHFDYF; this comes from the exons ATGGCAACAATTGACTGTTTTGATCAAGAAAGCAGTTGTTCATCTTCCATAACCATGCCTGACTCCAGCCATAGTTGGATGAGCTTAAATCTTAACCTAAACCTAAGTAATCTAAGCATTAGTAGAAGAAGCAGTTTCTCAAGCTCCATTTCAATTTCTTCTCCTTCTACAAAACCCCACAAAGCCCAACAAGCAGCTTGGGAAGCCATTAAAGGGCTTAGAAGACAAGTAGTTGGTGGTCGGGTCGGGCTCGAACACTTTCGGATCCTTAAACGGGTGGGAGGTGGTGATTTAGGGAATGTTTATTTATGTCAGATAAGAAACCCAGCAGTGGGGGCCCCACCATGTTTTTATGCCATGAAAGTGGTTGATAGAGAAGCTTTAGCAATAAGGAAGAAATTAATGAGGGCAGAGATTGAAAAAGAGATATTAGGGATGCTTGATCATCCATTTTTGCCTACTTTATATGCTGATTTTGATGCTTCTCATTATTCTTGTCTGGTTATGGAGTTTTGTTCTGGTGGTGATTTGTATGCCCTTCGATTAAGGCAACCCAATAGGAGGTTTCATATCTCTTCTGCTAA GTTTTACGCCGCGGAGACGCTTTTAGCCTTGGAGTATTTACACATGATGGGAATCATATACCGGGATCTTAAGCCAGAGAATGTACTTGTAAGAGAAGATGGCCACATTATGCTTTCTGATTTTGATCTTTCACTAAAATGTGACGTGGTCCCTAAATTGCTTAAACAAAAAGTGATGCCAACTTCAATTcacaagaacaataataatgttAGGTGTTCCACCCCTTCTTGCGTTACTCCTATACAACCCGTCCTTTCTTGTTTTTCCAATAACAAGAGAAGGAACAAATCATCCCCTACGAACACCACCACCATAAGGCAAAAAGCCAATGGTGATCGCATCAATAGCGACGACGATGATCATGATCAAGAtcatgatggtgatggtgatggtggtggtaaTCGAGCGTTCTTTGACACGGAACTAGTGGCGGAGCCTATTAATGCTCGGTCCAAGTCGTTCGTTGGGACCCACGAGTACTTGGCTCCGGAGGTAATCTCAGGGCTCGGTCATGGAAGTGCGGTGGACTGGTGGACTTTTGGGGTGTTTCTTTATGAAATGTTATATGGAAGAACACCCTTTAAAGGTGAAAATAATGAGAAAACATTAATGAATATTTTGAAGCAACCCGTAATGTTTCCTAGGATGAGCCTAGGTAGTGCAAAAGAGTATGAAGAATTGATGAAAGTTCAAGACCTAATTTGTAAGCTTTTAGTGAAAAACCCTAAGAAAAGGATTGGAAGCCTTAAGGGTTCAAATGAGATCAAAAGGCATGATTTCTTTAAGGGTATTAATTGGGCATTAATTAGGTCTGTTAAACCACCTTTGGTGCCTAAAGAACTACACAATAACAAAATAAGGAAATCTACTACTACTAATAGTACTAATTGTAGTAGTAGCTATCAAAGAAGCCTTAATATGCCCAAACCACTAACCAAGAAGGAAAGGGAACAACCATTTCAAATCCCTCATCATCATTTTGATTACTTTTGA